A genome region from Sphingobacteriaceae bacterium GW460-11-11-14-LB5 includes the following:
- a CDS encoding amidophosphoribosyltransferase: MLLVKQWTSDLFGLLFPNLCHACGTHLFRHEQLICLKCLYDLPFTDYHQDADNRVARQLWGRLPLNAAMAMLYFRKGAKVQNLIHSLKYNGKTDVGVLLGNMLGERLKTEVLYQDINIVIPVPLHRKKYKIRGYNQSTFIAEGIAAQMGIEISEDHLIRNTSTESQTKKSRYNRYENMKDVFQVNSPEDISGKHILLVDDVITTGATLEACANTLLAIGAAKVSIAALAFAE, encoded by the coding sequence ATGTTGCTGGTTAAACAATGGACTTCTGATTTATTTGGATTATTATTTCCAAATTTATGCCATGCGTGCGGAACTCACCTGTTTCGGCATGAGCAGTTGATTTGTTTAAAATGTTTATATGATCTCCCTTTTACAGACTATCACCAAGATGCAGATAACAGGGTTGCCAGGCAATTATGGGGCCGCTTACCTCTAAACGCTGCAATGGCCATGTTATATTTTAGAAAAGGAGCCAAGGTTCAAAATTTAATTCACAGCTTAAAATACAATGGCAAAACCGATGTTGGGGTACTATTAGGTAACATGCTGGGAGAACGGTTAAAAACCGAGGTTCTTTACCAAGATATTAATATCGTGATCCCGGTTCCCTTACACCGAAAAAAATATAAGATTAGAGGATATAACCAAAGTACCTTTATTGCAGAAGGAATTGCAGCACAAATGGGAATTGAAATTAGCGAAGATCACCTTATCCGGAATACTTCTACCGAAAGTCAAACTAAAAAAAGCAGGTATAACCGTTATGAAAACATGAAAGATGTTTTTCAGGTCAATTCTCCTGAAGACATCAGTGGTAAACATATTTTACTGGTTGATGATGTAATTACTACCGGGGCAACACTTGAAGCGTGCGCCAATACACTCTTAGCTATTGGGGCAGCTAAAGTGAGTATTGCGGCACTTGCCTTTGCAGAATAA
- a CDS encoding glutamine--fructose-6-phosphate transaminase (isomerizing): MCGIVGYIGYREAWPIVLKGLKRLEYRGYDSAGIALMNNSGQHIYKKAGKVAVLEEFAEAHDKSGTSGMGHTRWATHGVPSDRNSHPHTSNNGKLSIIHNGIIENYATLKEELTNRGHEFKSDTDTEVLIHLIEEIQEIENIDLLEAVRLALREVNGAYAIVIMDKEHPDRLIAARKGSPMVIGVGNGEYFIASDATPIIEYTKNVIYLKDGEIALMTREDLLIKQLDNVVQTPLIQELELKLEMLEKGGFDHFMLKEIYEQPRSIKDCMRGRIYPEEGKVQLGGIKEFAEKLKNIDRIIIVACGTSWHAGLVGEYLIEEYARIPVEVEYASEFRYRNPIITEKDVVIAISQSGETADTMAAIEMAKERGATIFGICNVAGASIPRLTHAGVYTHAGPEIGVASTKAFTAQVTVLTLMAFYMAQQKGTITTSKLIELLTELDNIPEKIQVALESNDLIKEVAEKIKDSTNCLFLGRGSGFPVALEGALKLKEISYIHAEGYPAAEMKHGPIALIDEEMPVVFIATQNSSYEKVISNIQEVKARKGKVIAIVTQGDTEVKKMADYCIEIPDANEAFLPLIATIPLQLLSYHIAVMRGCNVDQPRNLAKSVTVE, encoded by the coding sequence ATGTGTGGAATAGTAGGCTATATTGGTTACAGAGAAGCCTGGCCAATTGTACTGAAAGGTCTTAAAAGATTAGAATACCGTGGTTATGATAGCGCCGGTATTGCGCTGATGAATAACAGTGGTCAGCATATTTATAAAAAAGCAGGAAAAGTAGCTGTTTTAGAAGAATTTGCTGAGGCCCATGATAAATCGGGCACTAGTGGTATGGGGCATACCCGTTGGGCTACGCATGGTGTACCCTCAGATCGGAACTCTCACCCACACACCTCTAATAATGGAAAGCTTTCTATCATCCACAACGGGATTATAGAAAATTATGCCACCTTAAAGGAAGAATTGACTAACCGTGGGCATGAGTTTAAAAGTGATACGGATACAGAAGTGTTGATTCATTTGATTGAAGAAATCCAGGAAATTGAAAATATAGATCTTTTAGAAGCGGTTCGTTTGGCCTTACGCGAAGTAAATGGAGCCTACGCCATCGTGATCATGGATAAAGAACACCCGGATCGTTTAATTGCGGCAAGAAAAGGTAGTCCAATGGTAATTGGTGTTGGAAATGGAGAATATTTCATTGCTTCTGATGCTACGCCGATTATTGAATATACCAAAAATGTAATTTACCTAAAGGATGGCGAAATTGCCCTGATGACCAGGGAGGACCTGTTGATTAAACAGTTAGATAATGTAGTCCAAACCCCGCTAATTCAGGAACTGGAGTTAAAGCTCGAAATGTTAGAGAAGGGTGGCTTCGATCACTTCATGCTTAAAGAGATTTATGAGCAGCCACGTTCGATTAAAGATTGTATGCGGGGGCGTATTTATCCTGAAGAAGGGAAGGTTCAGCTTGGCGGGATCAAAGAATTTGCAGAGAAATTAAAAAATATAGACCGGATTATTATTGTGGCCTGCGGAACCTCATGGCATGCAGGTTTGGTTGGCGAATATCTGATTGAAGAATATGCGCGAATCCCGGTTGAGGTAGAATATGCTTCAGAGTTCAGGTACAGAAATCCGATCATTACTGAAAAAGATGTGGTAATTGCCATTTCACAATCTGGAGAAACTGCCGATACCATGGCGGCTATAGAGATGGCCAAAGAACGGGGGGCAACTATTTTTGGGATCTGTAATGTTGCCGGTGCCTCCATCCCGCGTTTAACCCATGCTGGTGTTTACACACATGCCGGACCAGAAATTGGTGTAGCATCAACAAAAGCATTTACCGCACAAGTAACGGTTTTAACGTTGATGGCCTTTTATATGGCGCAGCAAAAAGGAACCATTACCACTTCAAAATTAATAGAGCTTTTAACTGAACTGGATAATATCCCTGAAAAGATCCAGGTGGCACTTGAGTCGAACGATCTGATTAAAGAGGTAGCAGAAAAAATCAAAGATTCTACTAACTGTTTGTTCTTGGGGAGAGGCAGTGGTTTCCCTGTAGCCTTAGAAGGTGCTTTGAAACTGAAAGAAATTTCATATATCCATGCAGAAGGTTACCCTGCTGCAGAAATGAAACATGGTCCGATCGCTTTAATTGATGAAGAAATGCCAGTAGTTTTTATTGCAACGCAAAATTCATCGTACGAGAAAGTGATTAGTAATATACAGGAAGTAAAAGCCAGAAAAGGAAAAGTGATTGCCATTGTAACGCAGGGCGATACCGAAGTGAAGAAAATGGCCGATTATTGTATCGAAATTCCTGACGCCAATGAAGCCTTTTTACCACTTATAGCAACCATTCCACTACAGTTATTATCATATCATATTGCGGTAATGCGTGGTTGTAATGTAGATCAGCCTAGAAATTTGGCCAAATCCGTAACCGTTGAATAA
- the glyA gene encoding serine hydroxymethyltransferase (catalyzes the reaction of glycine with 5,10-methylenetetrahydrofolate to form L-serine and tetrahydrofolate), with the protein MTRDNQIFELIDKELNRQEHGLELIASENFVSKQVMEAAGSVLTNKYAEGLPGKRYYGGCQVVDVVEQIAIDRAKELFGAAWVNVQPHSGAQANAAVMLAILQPGDKILGFDLSHGGHLTHGSPVNFSGKLYQPLFYGVEKETGLIDYKKLEEVALAEKPKLIICGASAYSREWDYAFIRSVADKIGALVLADISHPAGLIAKGLLANPLPHCHIVTTTTHKTLRGPRGGMIMMGQDFENPWGLKTPKGEIRLMSNLLDMAVFPGTQGGPLEHIIAAKAIAFGEALSEEYGTYIKQVAANAQAMAKAFVAKGYGIISGGTDNHLMLIDLRNKNITGKVAENALEKAEITVNKNMVPFDDKSPFVTSGIRVGTAAITTRGLKETEMEKIVDLIDQVLTNPEDEANLNSVKAEVIKLVSAFPLYK; encoded by the coding sequence ATGACACGCGACAACCAAATTTTTGAACTTATTGATAAGGAGTTAAACCGCCAAGAACATGGTTTAGAGCTTATTGCATCAGAAAACTTTGTAAGTAAGCAGGTAATGGAAGCTGCCGGATCGGTACTAACCAATAAATATGCTGAAGGCTTACCAGGAAAACGTTACTATGGCGGTTGCCAGGTAGTGGATGTAGTAGAGCAAATTGCTATCGATAGGGCAAAAGAGTTGTTCGGTGCAGCATGGGTAAATGTTCAGCCACACTCTGGTGCACAAGCTAACGCAGCAGTAATGCTTGCCATTTTGCAGCCAGGTGATAAAATATTAGGATTTGATCTTTCTCATGGAGGTCACTTAACTCATGGTTCGCCCGTTAACTTTTCGGGTAAATTATACCAGCCTTTATTTTATGGTGTTGAAAAGGAAACCGGATTAATTGACTATAAAAAATTAGAAGAAGTTGCTTTAGCCGAAAAACCTAAATTAATCATCTGTGGCGCATCTGCTTATTCTCGCGAGTGGGATTATGCTTTTATCCGTTCGGTAGCTGATAAAATTGGCGCTTTGGTTTTAGCTGATATTTCTCACCCGGCAGGTTTAATCGCAAAAGGATTGTTGGCCAACCCACTTCCACATTGCCATATTGTAACCACTACAACTCACAAAACGTTACGTGGTCCACGTGGTGGTATGATTATGATGGGACAGGATTTCGAGAACCCATGGGGATTAAAAACACCTAAAGGCGAAATCCGTTTAATGAGCAACTTGCTTGATATGGCCGTTTTCCCTGGTACACAAGGTGGTCCGTTAGAGCATATTATTGCGGCTAAAGCAATTGCTTTTGGCGAAGCTTTAAGCGAGGAGTACGGAACATACATTAAACAAGTAGCTGCTAACGCACAGGCAATGGCCAAGGCATTTGTAGCGAAAGGATATGGTATTATTTCTGGTGGTACAGATAACCACTTAATGCTGATCGATCTTCGGAATAAAAATATCACTGGTAAAGTAGCAGAAAATGCTTTAGAGAAAGCTGAAATTACAGTGAACAAGAATATGGTTCCTTTCGATGATAAATCTCCATTTGTAACTTCAGGTATCCGTGTAGGTACTGCGGCAATCACAACCCGTGGTTTAAAAGAAACTGAAATGGAAAAGATTGTCGATTTAATCGATCAGGTTCTAACCAACCCGGAGGATGAAGCTAACCTGAATAGTGTAAAAGCTGAAGTGATTAAACTGGTAAGCGCTTTCCCACTTTATAAATAA
- a CDS encoding chromosome segregation protein ScpA has protein sequence MQAENFEIKLPVFEGPFDLLLFFIERDELNIQDVEIAKITNDFLAYIHQLLALNVEVASEFILVAATLMRIKSKMLLPRIEVDEAGNEINSEQDLIARLIAYKQFKSAAEEMKVFEEERFKQDQRGNIAYDLTLAAASSTHQDELLSLDLYKLLTIYHRTMQKYELRSEEVKHTVVQYPYTIEQQKHFIANLLDINKQIDFALVLKNSENKVHFVYNFLAILEMLQQQIVEITIGSGFNNFNVKALS, from the coding sequence ATGCAGGCAGAGAATTTTGAAATAAAACTTCCGGTATTCGAAGGCCCCTTCGATTTATTACTGTTCTTTATTGAACGGGATGAGCTTAATATCCAGGATGTGGAGATTGCTAAAATTACGAACGATTTTTTGGCCTATATCCATCAGCTCCTGGCCTTGAATGTAGAAGTGGCCAGCGAATTTATTTTAGTGGCCGCAACTTTGATGCGCATTAAATCTAAAATGCTTTTGCCAAGGATTGAGGTAGATGAGGCCGGAAATGAAATTAATTCGGAACAGGACCTGATCGCCAGGCTAATTGCCTACAAACAGTTTAAATCTGCAGCAGAAGAAATGAAAGTTTTTGAAGAGGAACGGTTTAAACAGGATCAACGCGGTAATATTGCATATGATCTAACCCTGGCAGCTGCATCCTCCACGCATCAGGATGAACTTTTATCATTGGATTTGTATAAGCTTTTAACCATTTACCACCGAACGATGCAGAAGTATGAACTGCGCAGTGAGGAGGTTAAACATACTGTTGTTCAATATCCCTATACTATCGAACAGCAAAAACACTTTATTGCCAATTTGCTTGATATTAATAAACAGATCGATTTCGCCCTAGTCCTTAAAAATTCGGAGAATAAAGTGCATTTTGTTTATAATTTCCTGGCTATTTTAGAAATGTTGCAGCAACAAATCGTAGAGATAACCATTGGGAGCGGCTTTAACAACTTTAATGTGAAAGCATTATCCTAA
- a CDS encoding 1-deoxy-D-xylulose-5-phosphate synthase, producing MQVKAGPLLSKINYPADLKQYSDSDLEQISQELRQYIIDVVSVNGGHFGASLGVVELTVALHYALNTPYDKLVWDVGHQAYGHKILTGRRDLFHTNRVYGGISGFPKISESEYDTFGVGHSSTSISAALGMAVASQLKGETDRQHVAVIGDGAMTAGLAFEGLNHAGIENSNVLVILNDNCMSIDPNVGALKEYLTSITISKSYNRFRDDISHVLTGLSKLGPNAHKYVKKIEKSIKGTLLKQSNLFEALNFRYFGPVDGHDVKRLAQTIKDLSAIPGPKLLHCITVKGKGFALAEKDQTKWHAPGLFDKITGEIKKSVPDKPQPPKYQDVFGHTMVELAEANDKIVGITPAMPSGSSLNIMMKAMPKRAFDVGIAEQHAVTFSAGLAAQGLVPFCNIYSSFMQRAYDQVIHDVAIQKLNVVFCLDRAGLAGADGATHHGAYDIAYMRCIPNLVVSSPMNEEELRNLMFTAQQENVGPFVIRYPRGNGVMPDWKRPFKALEIGKGRKICDGEDVALLTIGHVGNFAVEARAELNSEGFYPAHYDLRFVKPLDEQLLHEVFAKYKNVITVEDGSLPGGIGSAVLEFMADHGYHANVIRLGIPDQFIEHGEQAELWAECGYDKNAIVETVRKVAIKRTTNTMAG from the coding sequence ATGCAAGTAAAAGCTGGCCCCCTATTATCTAAAATCAACTATCCCGCTGATTTAAAGCAATATAGCGACTCTGACTTAGAACAAATAAGCCAGGAATTACGACAGTATATTATTGATGTTGTGAGTGTAAATGGTGGCCATTTTGGCGCCAGTTTAGGTGTTGTTGAATTAACAGTTGCCTTACATTATGCGCTAAATACCCCCTACGATAAATTAGTTTGGGACGTAGGTCATCAGGCATATGGGCACAAAATTTTAACAGGCCGTAGAGATTTATTCCATACCAACCGGGTATACGGCGGAATTAGCGGTTTCCCGAAAATTTCTGAAAGCGAATATGATACTTTTGGTGTAGGCCACTCTTCTACTTCTATTTCGGCTGCTTTGGGCATGGCGGTAGCCTCGCAATTAAAAGGTGAAACAGACAGACAGCATGTGGCTGTTATTGGCGATGGTGCCATGACTGCAGGTTTAGCTTTTGAAGGTTTAAACCATGCCGGGATTGAAAACAGTAATGTGCTGGTCATCTTAAATGATAACTGCATGTCTATCGATCCCAATGTAGGTGCGCTTAAGGAATATTTAACCAGCATTACCATCTCGAAATCGTACAACCGTTTCCGTGATGACATCTCTCATGTACTTACCGGATTATCTAAACTTGGTCCTAACGCACACAAGTACGTTAAGAAAATAGAGAAAAGTATTAAAGGCACCTTACTGAAACAAAGTAATTTATTTGAAGCCTTAAACTTTAGGTATTTCGGCCCTGTTGATGGGCACGATGTAAAACGTTTGGCACAAACCATAAAAGATTTATCAGCTATTCCTGGCCCTAAGCTTTTACACTGTATTACCGTAAAAGGAAAAGGTTTTGCATTAGCAGAGAAAGATCAGACCAAGTGGCATGCACCGGGCCTTTTTGATAAGATTACGGGAGAAATTAAAAAAAGCGTTCCTGATAAGCCGCAACCACCAAAATATCAGGATGTTTTTGGACATACCATGGTAGAACTGGCTGAGGCGAATGATAAAATTGTAGGCATTACGCCCGCTATGCCATCAGGCTCATCATTAAACATCATGATGAAAGCGATGCCAAAACGTGCATTTGATGTGGGTATTGCGGAGCAACATGCCGTGACTTTTTCAGCCGGTTTAGCTGCGCAAGGGCTGGTACCTTTTTGCAATATCTATTCGAGTTTTATGCAAAGAGCTTACGATCAGGTGATTCATGATGTGGCTATCCAAAAGCTAAACGTGGTTTTCTGTCTGGATAGAGCTGGATTAGCTGGTGCCGATGGTGCAACACACCATGGTGCTTACGACATTGCATACATGCGCTGCATCCCAAATTTGGTAGTCTCTTCTCCAATGAACGAAGAAGAGTTGCGAAACCTGATGTTTACCGCCCAGCAAGAAAATGTTGGCCCATTTGTAATCCGCTACCCACGTGGTAATGGTGTAATGCCTGATTGGAAACGACCATTTAAAGCATTAGAAATTGGCAAAGGACGTAAGATCTGTGATGGAGAGGATGTAGCGTTATTAACCATTGGTCATGTAGGTAACTTTGCTGTTGAAGCCCGCGCCGAACTGAACAGCGAAGGTTTTTATCCGGCACATTACGATTTACGTTTTGTAAAACCTTTAGATGAACAATTATTACATGAAGTTTTTGCCAAATACAAAAATGTAATTACGGTAGAAGATGGCTCATTACCCGGAGGGATAGGTTCTGCAGTATTGGAATTTATGGCCGATCATGGTTATCACGCCAATGTAATCCGCCTGGGTATTCCAGATCAATTTATCGAACATGGCGAACAGGCTGAACTTTGGGCTGAATGTGGATATGATAAAAATGCGATTGTTGAAACGGTTAGAAAAGTTGCCATCAAAAGAACAACCAATACTATGGCTGGTTAA
- a CDS encoding gliding motility protein RemB: MMRKIFLMALMAIFALTADAQNPTPNCNIPYDYQFYQKLNPSVYDQQLKFHSAIKGFYADDSALQMHFDSLMNVGTDSLNKRSWVHRKLFQEHLLEFKNEDYNIYADFLPDFQIGRDFGSDRSTWLNTRGFQVGGNVGKQFSFYLNGFENQGKFVNYVNNFVVANQVVPGQGYGKLGADKQDWSYVTALLSYTPSKYLNFALGYDKNFIGDGYRSMLLSDVSSNYSFFRLRATVGSVQYQTIFAYMLDPGAPKLASDRRLGDRGKWMAAHYVDWNATKRFSVGFFQAVTWADAEPEGKRGFDFNYIHPFMFLRPIESTNTTSPDKMRLGINLKYELLEKTALYGQFMFDEFTAKEFFKGNGYWANKFAVQFGVRGSDLFKVQGLNYLAEFNTARPYTYAHFDRISNYANYNQSLAHPRGANFREFLGILNYSYKRFDLQGQALYSRYGLDPDGMNYGGDVFKSYDTRSVQYGSHIGQGIGTDLYYLKGQVAYLLNPKYNLRLEVAGTYRRESNELGLNKTGLITIGLRSSFRNIYHDF; encoded by the coding sequence ATGATGAGAAAAATCTTTTTAATGGCCTTAATGGCCATTTTTGCTTTAACTGCTGATGCACAAAATCCTACCCCTAATTGCAACATTCCTTATGATTATCAGTTTTATCAAAAGCTAAATCCTTCGGTTTACGATCAACAATTGAAATTCCATTCTGCCATTAAGGGCTTTTATGCGGATGATAGTGCCTTGCAAATGCATTTTGATTCCTTGATGAATGTAGGGACAGACAGTTTAAATAAAAGAAGCTGGGTACATCGTAAATTATTCCAGGAGCATCTTCTGGAATTTAAAAATGAGGACTATAATATTTATGCCGATTTTCTACCGGATTTTCAAATCGGTAGAGACTTTGGTTCAGATCGATCAACATGGCTAAATACCAGAGGTTTTCAGGTAGGTGGCAATGTTGGGAAACAATTTTCGTTCTATTTAAATGGTTTTGAAAATCAGGGCAAATTTGTAAACTATGTAAATAACTTTGTCGTAGCCAACCAGGTAGTGCCTGGGCAAGGATATGGAAAATTGGGAGCAGATAAACAAGATTGGTCTTATGTTACTGCCCTATTGTCTTACACGCCGAGTAAATATTTAAATTTTGCCTTAGGTTACGATAAAAACTTTATTGGTGATGGTTATCGATCGATGTTATTATCAGACGTTTCCTCTAACTACTCTTTCTTTAGGTTAAGAGCAACAGTAGGGAGCGTTCAATATCAAACCATTTTTGCCTATATGTTAGATCCAGGAGCACCTAAGTTAGCTAGCGACAGAAGATTAGGAGATCGTGGGAAATGGATGGCCGCACATTATGTGGATTGGAATGCTACTAAACGCTTTTCTGTTGGTTTCTTTCAGGCGGTTACTTGGGCTGATGCAGAACCGGAAGGCAAACGTGGATTTGATTTTAACTATATCCACCCATTTATGTTTTTGCGCCCGATTGAGAGCACAAATACGACCTCGCCAGATAAAATGCGTTTAGGAATTAACCTAAAATATGAACTGTTAGAAAAAACAGCATTATATGGACAATTCATGTTTGATGAGTTTACTGCAAAAGAATTTTTTAAAGGAAACGGTTATTGGGCAAATAAATTTGCTGTTCAGTTTGGTGTACGGGGATCTGATCTTTTTAAAGTACAGGGATTAAACTATCTTGCCGAATTTAATACTGCACGACCATATACCTATGCACACTTCGATCGTATTTCGAACTATGCCAATTACAATCAATCTTTAGCTCACCCGCGTGGGGCAAATTTCAGGGAATTTTTAGGGATTTTAAATTATAGCTATAAGCGGTTCGATTTGCAAGGACAAGCACTATACTCCAGATATGGTCTAGATCCTGATGGGATGAATTATGGTGGAGATGTCTTTAAAAGCTACGATACCAGATCTGTTCAATATGGAAGCCATATCGGGCAAGGTATAGGTACAGACCTATATTATTTGAAAGGGCAGGTTGCTTATTTACTAAACCCTAAGTATAATTTAAGGTTAGAAGTTGCGGGTACCTATAGAAGAGAAAGTAATGAACTGGGATTGAATAAAACAGGATTAATCACAATAGGGTTAAGAAGTTCGTTTAGAAATATCTATCACGATTTTTAA
- a CDS encoding polysaccharide biosynthesis protein: protein MFTQINIVPRWVIFLLDLIICTCSLIFAYSLKHNLDLTAIDLPELARNLLIIGAINIGVFLHIKTYTGIIRYTSAQDSFRILISVIISNGTFFVLNLIAITFFQYPLISFAILITNGLTSFLLLMTYRVLIKYFFIYVKNLNLDKKKVIIYGAGEAGLATKRTFDHDGSVNKNIVAFVDDDQRKVGKTIDGVKILDAANLAYLIGEHELDEIIFASYTIPDEKKDEIVDLCLENDIKVLNIPPLDVWTNGQLKPAQIQKLNIEDLLNRKSIKIDIDGIGQMLDKKRILITGAAGSIGSEIVRQLSKFNVGLIILCDQSETALHELFLELEETNKTKNFHAFIGDVRDEQRMDKLFETYKPHYVYHAAAYKHVPLMEDNPAEAIKANVLGTKTIADKSVKYGVQKFVMISTDKAVNPTNIMGASKRIAEIYVQSLNNSLSTDGFIFTNGLQYINELNVKPITKFITTRFGNVLGSNGSVIPRFRQQIEKGGPVTVTHPEITRYFMTIPEACRLVLEAGCMGKGGEIFVFDMGKSVKIVELAKKMIRLAGLEPNVDVKIEYSGLRPGEKLYEELLNDNENTMPTHHEKIMIGKVREYVFADVEKQIYELISSAKSDSNRQVVMNMKKLVPEFKSKNSIFEELDKLINE, encoded by the coding sequence TTGTTTACACAAATTAATATTGTTCCTCGCTGGGTCATTTTCTTATTGGATCTGATCATTTGCACATGTTCTTTAATATTTGCTTATTCCCTTAAGCATAATTTAGATTTAACTGCGATCGATTTACCCGAATTGGCCAGGAATCTCTTGATTATTGGCGCCATTAATATTGGGGTTTTCCTACATATTAAGACATATACCGGTATTATCCGTTATACTAGTGCGCAAGATTCGTTTCGTATTTTAATATCTGTTATTATTTCTAACGGTACTTTCTTTGTACTGAATCTAATCGCCATAACTTTTTTTCAGTACCCATTAATTTCTTTTGCAATATTAATTACAAATGGTTTAACGAGCTTTTTGTTATTAATGACCTATCGTGTGCTAATTAAGTATTTTTTTATCTATGTGAAAAACCTTAATCTTGATAAAAAGAAGGTGATCATTTATGGTGCCGGTGAGGCGGGCTTGGCCACGAAAAGAACTTTTGACCATGATGGAAGCGTAAATAAGAATATTGTTGCTTTTGTTGATGATGATCAACGAAAAGTAGGTAAAACAATTGATGGTGTGAAAATTTTGGATGCAGCTAATCTTGCATATCTCATCGGTGAGCATGAATTAGATGAGATTATTTTTGCCTCCTATACCATACCAGATGAGAAAAAGGACGAAATTGTTGATCTGTGTTTAGAGAATGACATTAAAGTTCTAAATATTCCACCTCTTGATGTTTGGACCAATGGACAGTTAAAGCCCGCCCAGATTCAAAAGTTAAATATCGAAGACTTATTAAACCGCAAATCCATCAAAATCGATATTGACGGTATCGGCCAGATGCTAGATAAAAAAAGAATCTTGATTACTGGAGCCGCTGGTTCAATCGGGAGTGAGATTGTTCGTCAACTTTCTAAATTTAATGTGGGTCTGATCATTCTATGTGACCAATCTGAGACTGCCCTTCATGAGCTTTTTCTGGAATTGGAAGAGACCAATAAGACTAAGAACTTTCACGCTTTTATTGGTGATGTTCGTGATGAGCAGCGCATGGATAAATTGTTTGAAACCTATAAACCGCACTATGTATATCACGCAGCAGCATACAAGCATGTGCCCTTGATGGAGGATAATCCAGCAGAAGCCATAAAAGCAAATGTACTGGGGACTAAAACCATTGCCGATAAATCTGTTAAGTACGGGGTTCAGAAGTTCGTAATGATTTCTACTGACAAGGCGGTTAATCCGACCAATATTATGGGTGCGTCAAAAAGGATTGCGGAGATTTATGTTCAGTCACTCAACAATTCATTAAGTACGGATGGATTTATTTTTACAAATGGTCTGCAATATATAAACGAGCTGAATGTTAAACCGATTACTAAATTCATTACTACTCGCTTTGGAAATGTTCTTGGTTCGAATGGCTCTGTTATACCAAGGTTTAGGCAACAGATAGAAAAGGGAGGGCCAGTTACGGTAACTCATCCAGAAATTACACGTTATTTCATGACTATACCAGAAGCATGTCGTTTGGTATTGGAAGCTGGCTGTATGGGCAAAGGTGGCGAGATTTTTGTTTTTGATATGGGTAAGTCGGTTAAAATTGTTGAGTTAGCCAAAAAGATGATCAGACTTGCAGGTTTGGAACCCAACGTTGATGTTAAAATAGAATATTCTGGCTTACGTCCGGGAGAAAAATTATATGAAGAATTACTGAACGACAATGAAAATACTATGCCTACCCATCATGAAAAAATTATGATTGGTAAAGTAAGGGAGTATGTATTTGCTGATGTAGAAAAACAGATTTATGAACTAATTTCATCTGCAAAATCTGATAGTAATAGACAAGTGGTAATGAATATGAAAAAACTGGTTCCAGAATTTAAGAGTAAAAATTCAATATTTGAAGAACTGGATAAGCTAATTAACGAATAG
- a CDS encoding transferase, with protein MSDWVIYGGGGHARVIGDAIKLRGDRLITYFDDNKDLASINDIPVFPYHESVEQEAKMVIGIGNNEVRRNISRYIVHEFGIVIHSKAIVANDVIIGEGSVILAGAVIQSGALIGKHVVINANVTIDHDAIIGDFCSIYPNSYIGGGAVIGTGVSIDACSTVARFTKILDAFERDDVVELELY; from the coding sequence ATGAGTGATTGGGTAATTTACGGTGGCGGAGGCCACGCAAGAGTAATTGGCGATGCTATTAAATTGAGGGGTGATCGGTTAATTACTTATTTTGATGATAATAAAGATTTAGCCTCCATTAATGATATTCCTGTTTTTCCTTATCATGAGAGTGTAGAGCAGGAGGCCAAAATGGTCATTGGCATTGGTAACAATGAAGTAAGAAGAAATATTTCTAGGTATATTGTACATGAATTTGGAATCGTTATCCATTCGAAAGCTATAGTTGCCAATGATGTGATTATTGGTGAAGGCAGTGTTATTTTAGCAGGTGCAGTAATTCAATCTGGAGCCCTCATTGGTAAACATGTTGTGATTAATGCGAATGTAACCATCGATCATGATGCAATAATTGGAGATTTCTGTAGTATATATCCAAATTCATATATCGGTGGTGGCGCTGTAATTGGTACAGGAGTAAGTATTGATGCATGCTCTACCGTGGCAAGATTTACAAAGATTTTAGATGCATTCGAAAGGGATGATGTTGTTGAATTAGAATTGTATTAA